One window from the genome of Streptomyces sp. NBC_00708 encodes:
- a CDS encoding phosphodiester glycosidase family protein — protein MNGRRAARTPALLLALLTAACTAQTGAGPDDGGARDPRPSTGSSQPAEDLPHGITFRQSVRRLADGGPVRVSVLAVAPDAPADIRTSHGGTVATTGTVLDLARGADAIAAVNGTYFDSDSARYKGDPLGLYVSDGVLLSEATNGRTALILPGRGERPRITELRSATYVTSSDGARAVVDGTDRVPGRIVGCGGVGGDRRTDTGARTGDPLPGRVCFDPDELIDFPDQWGAPTPGADRHSVEAVLDANGTVTAVRSPAGGPVPAGGRTLVGIGTAAGWLRAHATPGRTLTVESHVTDPDGSEVDTEGASIVGAGPALVRHGRSWINAAANGVSEAAVSSRSPRTVAGIRPDGTLLLVVFDGRRPGVSEGVSLTEAAGVLVSLGAEDAINLDGGGSSTMVVRDKVRNSPSDPGDTDEERQRKVSNALLVVPRRLAP, from the coding sequence ATGAACGGACGACGGGCCGCGCGCACACCGGCGCTCCTGCTCGCCCTCCTGACCGCCGCGTGCACCGCACAGACCGGCGCGGGTCCGGACGACGGCGGCGCGCGGGATCCCCGGCCCTCCACGGGCAGTTCACAGCCGGCGGAGGACCTTCCCCACGGCATCACGTTCCGGCAGTCCGTGCGCAGGCTGGCGGACGGCGGCCCGGTCCGGGTCAGCGTGCTGGCCGTAGCGCCGGACGCCCCGGCCGACATCCGGACAAGCCACGGCGGCACGGTGGCCACGACCGGCACCGTCCTCGACCTCGCCCGCGGGGCCGACGCGATCGCCGCGGTCAACGGCACCTACTTCGACTCGGACTCCGCGCGCTACAAGGGCGACCCCCTGGGCCTCTACGTCTCCGACGGCGTTCTCCTCAGCGAGGCCACCAACGGGCGCACCGCGCTGATCCTTCCGGGGCGCGGCGAGCGGCCCCGGATCACCGAGCTGCGGTCCGCCACCTACGTCACCTCGTCCGACGGCGCCCGCGCGGTCGTGGACGGCACCGACCGGGTCCCGGGGCGGATCGTCGGCTGCGGGGGCGTCGGCGGGGACCGGCGCACCGACACCGGGGCACGGACCGGCGACCCGCTGCCGGGGCGCGTCTGCTTCGACCCGGACGAACTCATCGACTTCCCCGACCAGTGGGGGGCGCCGACCCCGGGCGCCGACCGGCACAGCGTCGAGGCGGTGCTCGACGCGAACGGCACGGTGACGGCGGTGCGCAGCCCCGCGGGCGGCCCGGTTCCGGCAGGCGGTCGCACCCTCGTGGGCATCGGCACCGCGGCCGGCTGGCTCCGTGCACACGCGACGCCGGGCCGCACCCTCACCGTGGAGTCCCATGTCACGGACCCGGACGGCTCGGAGGTGGACACCGAGGGCGCCTCGATCGTCGGAGCCGGACCCGCGCTCGTGCGCCACGGCCGGTCCTGGATCAACGCGGCGGCCAACGGGGTCTCCGAGGCAGCCGTCAGCAGCCGCTCACCCCGCACGGTCGCCGGCATCCGACCGGACGGCACCCTCCTGCTCGTCGTGTTCGACGGCCGCCGGCCGGGCGTCAGCGAGGGCGTCAGCCTGACCGAAGCGGCCGGAGTCCTGGTCTCCCTCGGCGCCGAGGACGCCATCAACCTCGACGGTGGCGGGTCGAGCACCATGGTGGTCCGGGACAAGGTCCGCAACAGCCCCTCGGACCCCGGGGACACGGACGAGGAACGCCAGCGCAAGGTCTCCAACGCGCTCCTCGTCGTCCCACGACGCCTCGCACCCTGA
- a CDS encoding 3-hydroxyacyl-CoA dehydrogenase NAD-binding domain-containing protein has protein sequence MSTTTELLKGAAELFPDEVVTQAHVRHLDLPAGAGRFALITLDNGFDHTKPTTFGPQSLANLNAAIDQVEKEAADGAITGIGITGKPFIFAVGADLKGVELLKEHKDALAIGKGGHDVFRRLSGLAVPTFAYYNGAAMGGGVEVGLHCSYRTVSKALPAFSLPEVFLGLVPGWGGCALLPNLIGADRAVSVIIENSLNQNRQLKGKQVFELGIADAIFEGADFLERSLVWTADVLNGTVAVERPEVDRGEAWDQAVARGRAIADSKVHGAAPAAYRALEIIAAAKDGDLSAGFDAEDQALADLIMGSELRSGIYSFNLVQKRAKRPAGAPDKNLARPVTKVGVVGAGLMASQLALLFLRRLEVPVVLTDIDQERVDKGVGYVHAEIEKLLGKGRINQDKANRLKALVTGVLDKAEGFSDADFIIEAVFEEIGVKQQVFAEVEAVAPAHAILATNTSSLSVTEMASKLKHPERVVGFHFFNPVAILPLLEIVRGERTDDASLATAFGVARKLKKTAVLVKDAPAFVVNRILTRFMGEIQNVIDEGTPVEVAEKAIEPLGLPMSPLVLLELVGPAIGLHVSETLNRAFPERFTVSENLAAVVKAGKRGFYVYDSGKPELDPEVAALLKQGDTVLSEEQVRDRVLDAVAQEIGLMLDEGVVAEAQDIDLCLITGAGWPFHLGGITPYLDREGVSERVNGKKFLAQGVASVPA, from the coding sequence TCACGCTGGACAACGGCTTCGACCACACCAAGCCGACCACCTTCGGACCGCAGTCGCTGGCGAACCTGAACGCCGCGATCGACCAGGTCGAGAAGGAGGCCGCCGACGGCGCCATCACCGGCATCGGCATCACCGGCAAGCCGTTCATCTTCGCGGTCGGCGCCGACCTCAAGGGCGTCGAGCTGCTCAAGGAGCACAAGGACGCGCTGGCCATCGGCAAGGGCGGCCACGACGTCTTCCGCCGCCTCTCCGGCCTCGCGGTCCCGACGTTCGCGTACTACAACGGCGCGGCGATGGGCGGCGGTGTCGAGGTCGGGCTGCACTGCTCGTACCGCACCGTCTCCAAGGCGCTGCCCGCGTTCTCGCTGCCCGAGGTCTTCCTCGGTCTGGTCCCCGGCTGGGGCGGCTGCGCGCTGCTGCCGAACCTGATCGGCGCCGACCGCGCGGTCTCGGTGATCATCGAGAACTCGCTGAACCAGAACCGCCAGCTCAAGGGCAAGCAGGTCTTCGAGCTCGGCATCGCCGACGCGATCTTCGAGGGCGCGGACTTCCTGGAGCGCTCGCTGGTGTGGACCGCCGACGTGCTCAACGGCACGGTCGCGGTGGAGCGCCCCGAGGTCGACCGCGGCGAGGCCTGGGACCAGGCCGTCGCCCGCGGCCGTGCCATCGCCGACTCCAAGGTGCACGGCGCGGCCCCGGCCGCGTACCGCGCGCTGGAGATCATCGCCGCGGCCAAGGACGGCGACCTGTCCGCCGGCTTCGACGCCGAGGACCAGGCCCTCGCGGACCTGATCATGGGCAGCGAGCTGCGCTCCGGGATCTACTCCTTCAACCTGGTCCAGAAGCGCGCCAAGCGCCCGGCCGGTGCCCCGGACAAGAACCTGGCCCGCCCGGTCACCAAGGTCGGCGTGGTGGGCGCGGGCCTGATGGCCAGCCAGCTCGCCCTGCTCTTCCTGCGCCGTCTGGAGGTGCCGGTCGTGCTGACCGACATCGACCAGGAGCGCGTCGACAAGGGTGTGGGCTACGTCCACGCCGAGATCGAGAAGCTGCTCGGCAAGGGCCGCATCAACCAGGACAAGGCCAACCGCCTGAAGGCCCTGGTCACCGGTGTGCTGGACAAGGCGGAGGGCTTCTCCGACGCCGACTTCATCATCGAGGCGGTGTTCGAGGAGATCGGCGTCAAGCAGCAGGTGTTCGCCGAGGTCGAGGCGGTCGCCCCGGCGCACGCGATCCTCGCCACCAACACCTCGTCCCTCTCGGTCACCGAGATGGCCTCGAAGCTGAAGCACCCCGAGCGCGTGGTCGGCTTCCACTTCTTCAACCCGGTCGCGATCCTCCCGCTCCTGGAGATCGTGCGCGGCGAGCGGACGGACGACGCCTCGCTGGCGACGGCCTTCGGTGTCGCCCGCAAGCTGAAGAAGACCGCGGTCCTGGTGAAGGACGCCCCGGCGTTCGTCGTCAACCGCATCCTCACCCGCTTCATGGGCGAGATCCAGAACGTCATCGACGAGGGCACCCCGGTCGAGGTCGCGGAGAAGGCCATCGAGCCCCTCGGCCTGCCGATGTCCCCGCTGGTGCTGCTGGAGCTCGTCGGCCCGGCGATCGGCCTGCACGTCTCCGAGACCCTGAACCGCGCCTTCCCGGAGCGCTTCACGGTCTCCGAGAACCTGGCCGCCGTGGTCAAGGCCGGCAAGCGCGGCTTCTACGTCTACGACTCCGGCAAGCCGGAGCTGGACCCGGAGGTCGCCGCCCTCCTCAAGCAGGGCGACACCGTCCTGTCCGAGGAGCAGGTCCGCGACCGCGTCCTGGACGCGGTGGCGCAGGAGATCGGCCTGATGCTGGACGAGGGCGTCGTCGCCGAGGCCCAGGACATCGACCTCTGCCTGATCACCGGCGCGGGCTGGCCCTTCCACCTGGGCGGCATCACGCCGTACCTGGACCGCGAGGGCGTCTCCGAGCGCGTGAACGGCAAGAAGTTCCTGGCGCAGGGCGTGGCCAGCGTTCCGGCGTAG